The segment TCCAGCGCCATCTCAAGCGGCTGCTGGCCTATTCCACGGTCGCGCACACCGGCCTGTTCCTCATCGGTCTCGCGGTGCTCACCCCGGAGGGGCTCGGCGGTGTCGCGCTGTACGTGCTGGCGCATGCCGGGGTGAAGGCGGCGCTCTTCGCCTGTGTGGGGATTCTGCTGGACCGGTTCGGCAGCGTCGACGAGCCCGAGCTGCACGGCAAGGGGCGGGAACTGCCGTGGGTGGGCGCGCTGTTCGGGATCGGCGGGCTGGCGCTGGCCGGGCTGCCGCCGTTCGGCACCGCGCTGGGCAAGGCCGTGACCGAGGAGGCGGCGGGCGGCTGGGCGACCGCGCTGTTCGTGGTGGTCTCGGCGGCCACCGGGGGCGCGGTGCTGCGGGCCGGGGCGCGGGTGTTCCTGGGCCTGGGGCCGGTCGCGGGCAGCGGCGCCGCCACGTCCCAACAGGGCGACGCCGCCGAGGACGAGTCCGTCGAGGAGACCACAGGGAAGGCGGAGGAGCCGGAGACCCGCGGCGGACGGCTCATCCGGGTCCCGGGCAGCATGCTCGCGGTGCCCGCCGTGCTGCTCGCCGCGGCTCTGGCGGTCGGACTGGTCCCGGGCCTGCGCACCGGCACCGGCCAGGCCGCCGACGCCTTCACCGACCAGTCCGGTTACCTCGCGGCCGTGCTGCACGGCCGGGCGACGGAGCCCGCGGCCACTCCCCCGCCGCACTGGTCCACGGCCGGGGTGCTGTGGGACCTGCTGGCCACCGCGCTGGCCGTGGGACTCGCCCTGCTCGCCGTGCGCCGTCCCCTGGGCGCCGAACCCGCCCGCTGGACCACACCGCTGCGCCGGCTGCACTCCGGCCATGTCGGCGACTATGTCGCCTGGTTCCTGGCGGGTATCACCCTGCTGGGGGTGCTGGTCGTGTGACGGGCGGGGCCGCGGGCCCGGCGCTGCCCACGGCCACGTGCCGGGCCGTGCCCGCGGCGGCCGTGCCCGCGGCCGCGTCTCCGGGCCGTGCCCCGCCCGTTTCAGGCTCCCGCGGCCTCCCGTACCTCCTCGGCGACGGACCGGTCCAGCGCCGCGCGCACCAGCCCCGAGGCGAACGCCGCGGTCTCGTCCGCACCGACCAGCCGGGCCAGCTTCCCGCTGTCGCCCGGCAGGCCCAGCCGCTCCGCCCCCTGGACCGCCTTGGCGTCGAGATACGGGGCGAGTTCGGGCCAGACGCCCTGGACCTCGCGCAGAAAGATGTCGCAGCCCGCGGGCCCCAGGCCGGGCACCTCCCGCAGGGCACTGCGCAGCGCCCCGAGGTCGCCGTCGGCCGCGTCCCGCATCCGCCGCAGATCGCCGCCGTACCGGTCCAGCAGCAGCGTGGCACCGTCCCCGAGCTGGGTGGCGGTGCGCTCGTCGTAGCGCCGGTAGCCGCCCTCGCCCAGGGCGTCGACCCTTTGCTGCCAGGTCGCGTCCGCCATCCGCCGGGGAGTGCGCAGTCCCGCGCCGAACAGCGCCCGGGCGGCCGCCACCGCCACCGAGGCGCGGATCCGCGCACTGAGCAGCCCGGCCAGCACCAGCGTCTGGTACAGCGGCTGCGGGGTGTTCGCGAGCCGGATGCCGCTCTCCGCGGCGAACGTTTCGCCGTGCCGCTCCAGCAGGGTGCGGGCCAGCGCCCGCTGCCCGCCGCGGGGGCTCATCGCGCGCGCCCGTACCGGCGGACCACGTCCTTGCGGGAAGTGTCGGCCACGTCCTGTCCTCCGTTGTTCCGGTGGGGTCCGCAGTCACCCTCCCCGGTCCGCACGGCGGGAAACAGCCACTGCTCCGAGGGGCGCAACGGCACCGCACCGTATGCGCGCCCAGGTCCGGGCGGCTACGCTCGCGACGGCGGTCCGACCGACGACGGGGAGGCCACGCTTGTCCCGGCACGCAGACGCTGCACCGCACTCCACCGGCCGGCCGGACCGGCAGGACGGGAAGGACGCGGAGGACGCCAGGACGGCGGTCACGGTTTTCGTGGCGCTCGGCGCCAATCTGGTGATCGCCGTGGCCAAGCTGGCCGGCGGGCTGTTCGCGGGCTCGCCCGCGCTGTTGTCCGAGGCGGCGCATTCGGTCGCCGACAGCCTCAACGAGCTGTTCCTGCTCGCCTCGCTCAAGCGCAGCACCCGCGCGCCCGACAGCCGGCACCCTTTCGGCTACGGCAAGGAGCGGTACTTCTGGTCCCTGCTCGCCGCGGTCGGCATTTTCGTCATGGGCGGCTGTTTCTCCTTCTTCCAGGGCATCGAGGCGCTGCGCTCGCACCACTCGGAGACCTTCGCGGGCTATGTCGCGGGCCTCGTCGTGCTGGCCGTCGCGCTGTTCGCCGAGGGATCCTCGCTGGTCCGCGCCCTGCTCCAGGTCCGTGGCCAGGCACGGCAAGCAGGGCTCAGCATGCGGAAGGCCGTCCGGACGGCCGACGACCCGGCGCTGCGGACGGTGCTGGCCGAGGATTCCACCGCGTGTTTCGGTGTGCTGGTCGCCATGGCCGGCGTGGGACTTCACATGATCACCGGCGAGGTGCAGTGGGAGGCCTGGGCCTCCATGCTCATCGGCGCGCTGCTGGTGTTCGTCGCCTATCAGCTCGCCAAGGAGTCCCGTGGCCAGATCATCGGCGAGGCGGCCCACCCGGCGCTGCGCCGGGCCCTTAGGACGTTCCTGGAGGAGCAGCCGGAGATCGACACGGTGACCACCCTGCTGACCATGCGGCTGGGCACCCGCTCCACGCTGATCGCGGCCCGGGTCGATCTCGTCGCCGGGCTGGACAGCGAGGAGGTCGAAGAGGTCCTGGTGCGGGTGAAGTCGGCCGTCCGTGAGCAGTGGCCGATCGCCGACCAGGTCTTCCTGGACGTCACGGAGGCGACGCCCAGGGACCGGGCGCGGGCGCGGCGGGAGCGGCGGCAGCTCGACGAAGCGGTGACCGCGGGCGGCGACGGGCGCGAGGCGACGCCGCAGGAGGATCAGGGGTGAGGTGGCGCCGGAGGTCTGCTCCCGACGGCCGCCGCACCGCTCACCGCAGTGCGTCGAGCCGCCGGCGCGCCGTACGCAGGGACCGCCCACGGGCCGGCGCCCCGGACCACGGCCGCGCCGCCATCTGCTCCAGCACACCCTCGACATCCCTCACCGTCCAGCTCTGCGCGGTGAGTTGGGGATCGTCGAGCTGCTGACGGGTGATCGGCGTGGCGACCGGCCCGCCCGGTTTCGCCCGCATCGACCAGGGCGCGACGGCCGTCTGGGCGTAGGCGTTGCGCTGCACATCGAGGTAGAGCCGGTCGCCGCGGGACTTCTTGCGTACGGCGGTGGTGAGGCGGTCCGGGTGACGCGCCGCCAGCACCTCGGCGGCGTCCTGGGCGAAGCCGCGGACCGTGTCGAAGTCGCTCTTGCCGTCCAGCGGCACGATGACGTGCAGGCCCTTGGACCCCGTGGTCATCAGGGCGGCCGGCAGCCCGAGTTCACCGAGCAGTCCGCAGAGCTGCCGGGCGGCCTCCCGTACGGCTTCGAAGTCCGGGCCGGGCGGGTCGAGATCGAACACCAGCCGGTCGGGGTGGTCGGGCCGGCCGGCCCGGGACAGCCAGCGGTGGAAGGTGAGACAGGCCTGGTCGGCGA is part of the Streptomyces platensis genome and harbors:
- a CDS encoding endonuclease; protein product: MSPRGGQRALARTLLERHGETFAAESGIRLANTPQPLYQTLVLAGLLSARIRASVAVAAARALFGAGLRTPRRMADATWQQRVDALGEGGYRRYDERTATQLGDGATLLLDRYGGDLRRMRDAADGDLGALRSALREVPGLGPAGCDIFLREVQGVWPELAPYLDAKAVQGAERLGLPGDSGKLARLVGADETAAFASGLVRAALDRSVAEEVREAAGA
- a CDS encoding cation diffusion facilitator family transporter, translating into MSRHADAAPHSTGRPDRQDGKDAEDARTAVTVFVALGANLVIAVAKLAGGLFAGSPALLSEAAHSVADSLNELFLLASLKRSTRAPDSRHPFGYGKERYFWSLLAAVGIFVMGGCFSFFQGIEALRSHHSETFAGYVAGLVVLAVALFAEGSSLVRALLQVRGQARQAGLSMRKAVRTADDPALRTVLAEDSTACFGVLVAMAGVGLHMITGEVQWEAWASMLIGALLVFVAYQLAKESRGQIIGEAAHPALRRALRTFLEEQPEIDTVTTLLTMRLGTRSTLIAARVDLVAGLDSEEVEEVLVRVKSAVREQWPIADQVFLDVTEATPRDRARARRERRQLDEAVTAGGDGREATPQEDQG
- the ligD gene encoding non-homologous end-joining DNA ligase, with the protein product MNATDSGTGTDTVRAGRRTVRIHRPEKVLFPDDGLTKAEVVGYYRRVAAAMVPQLRGRPLMLERLPEGLGGPQFMQKDTPGHYPDWIRRAEVTKEGGTVTHTVCDDKATLLFLADQACLTFHRWLSRAGRPDHPDRLVFDLDPPGPDFEAVREAARQLCGLLGELGLPAALMTTGSKGLHVIVPLDGKSDFDTVRGFAQDAAEVLAARHPDRLTTAVRKKSRGDRLYLDVQRNAYAQTAVAPWSMRAKPGGPVATPITRQQLDDPQLTAQSWTVRDVEGVLEQMAARPWSGAPARGRSLRTARRRLDALR